Proteins co-encoded in one bacterium genomic window:
- a CDS encoding right-handed parallel beta-helix repeat-containing protein yields the protein SSPTITNNTISGNDDDGIYCSSSSPQITNNIIVNNRYGIYKYSGNPNIDYNDVWNNSSGDYYNCSAGAHDISQNPQFISSIDFHLQFSSPCIDQGLNTAPGIPDKDKDGKPRILNGRVDMGAYEFQGTPPPPSTFTLTLIVIPQTITAGGTSTLYACVRDANSNPVSDGTIVYWQGADMATSTTLNGTATNTFKGTKTGIYTITATTTETPLATITITVLAGNPATMTLTANPSTINADNGTSTISAYVTDKNNNPVQDGTIVWFSYNPFIGTATTTNGTATIIVQGLTTVGTYIITATTIDIIATTTVVVIPGTVSQLSIIAPATTTITNSFTLNAIARDKYGNTVTTVSGAATLTNTTNSITPSTINLNSGFWTGSATITTSPNGGRDIITARYGTVIGIATITVFVHTRQGTVTFGTITSAVIEFGTGTLPPDVTVSISTSTSQSDLPGNLPSGISFAGVIYNIELKDEQDQLFGTQSLVGSATVSFAYSDNDNNGLVDKTNIREENLIIYLWNNGTWTALTTFVNGTQNVAWAYVPHFSTFTLGGTPTITFTPTNDDAFAYPSPWKKGDAKYGGRYIYFGRVSEGSTIRIYNIVGELIDEIFVTDCPQEWDIQSKNLASGIYIYCITGGAGGKKVGKFGVIK from the coding sequence TCCTCTCCAACCATCACCAACAACACAATCTCAGGGAATGATGATGATGGCATCTACTGCTCCTCCTCCTCCCCACAGATCACTAACAACATTATTGTAAATAATCGGTATGGCATCTACAAATATTCTGGCAATCCTAATATTGATTACAACGATGTCTGGAATAATTCTTCAGGTGATTATTACAATTGCTCGGCTGGAGCACACGACATCTCCCAAAACCCTCAATTTATAAGCTCAATTGACTTTCACCTTCAATTTTCTTCCCCTTGCATAGACCAGGGCTTAAACACCGCTCCTGGCATTCCTGACAAAGATAAAGATGGCAAACCACGCATACTGAATGGTAGGGTTGATATGGGTGCCTATGAATTTCAGGGAACTCCACCGCCACCATCTACTTTTACCTTAACCTTAATCGTAATTCCTCAAACTATTACAGCCGGTGGGACATCAACCCTTTATGCCTGCGTAAGGGATGCGAACAGCAATCCTGTTTCAGATGGAACAATTGTGTATTGGCAGGGAGCAGATATGGCAACATCAACAACTTTAAATGGCACAGCCACAAATACATTTAAAGGAACAAAAACGGGCATCTATACAATTACAGCAACAACAACAGAAACCCCCCTTGCTACAATAACAATCACTGTCCTTGCAGGCAATCCAGCAACAATGACCCTGACAGCAAATCCATCAACAATCAATGCTGATAATGGCACATCAACCATTTCTGCTTATGTAACAGATAAGAACAACAATCCTGTCCAGGATGGAACGATTGTCTGGTTTAGTTACAATCCGTTCATCGGAACAGCCACAACTACCAACGGCACAGCAACAATCATAGTTCAAGGTCTAACTACTGTAGGAACATACATAATAACTGCAACAACAATAGACATCATTGCAACAACTACAGTTGTTGTTATTCCAGGAACAGTTAGCCAACTTAGTATTATTGCACCAGCAACAACTACAATAACTAACTCATTTACCCTTAATGCTATAGCCAGGGATAAATATGGGAACACAGTAACTACTGTTTCAGGAGCAGCTACATTGACAAATACGACAAATTCCATTACACCATCTACAATCAATCTAAATTCTGGTTTCTGGACAGGTTCTGCAACCATCACTACCTCACCAAATGGAGGAAGAGATATAATTACAGCAAGATATGGGACAGTAATAGGGATAGCCACAATCACAGTTTTTGTCCATACCCGGCAAGGCACAGTAACCTTTGGAACAATAACATCAGCAGTAATAGAGTTTGGCACAGGAACATTACCACCAGATGTTACAGTTTCTATTTCAACCTCAACATCCCAATCAGACTTACCAGGAAATCTACCATCAGGAATTAGTTTTGCCGGGGTTATCTATAACATTGAACTTAAGGATGAGCAAGACCAGTTATTTGGAACACAATCATTAGTAGGTTCAGCAACTGTTTCTTTTGCCTATTCGGATAATGATAATAATGGTTTGGTTGATAAGACGAATATAAGGGAAGAAAACCTTATTATCTATCTATGGAACAATGGAACATGGACAGCACTAACTACCTTTGTTAATGGCACACAAAATGTCGCCTGGGCTTATGTTCCTCATTTCTCAACCTTCACCTTAGGAGGAACACCAACCATAACATTTACTCCAACAAACGATGATGCCTTTGCCTATCCAAGTCCCTGGAAGAAGGGTGATGCGAAATATGGAGGAAGATATATCTATTTTGGCAGGGTTAGCGAAGGTTCAACTATTCGGATTTACAACATTGTC